A region of the Callithrix jacchus isolate 240 chromosome 10, calJac240_pri, whole genome shotgun sequence genome:
CACAGCTGCCTGGGCCATCTTCAGGAAACAGTCTGGTCATGTTGAGCCTTTGCTGAAGCCCTCTGCAGATAGCCGTATCTGGAACTCAACCTAGCTCATGCCCATGGTCTGCAAGCCCCTTGTTACCTGGCTGTGGTTTCATGAGCATGGAAGGTGCTTTCTGGCCTCAGGGCCTTGTACTCTGTCCCGTGCCTGGGATGCTCCACTCCTGGTTGCACGCTGGCTCCTTTTGAAATTTCTGGTCATTCGAATGCCATTTCCTTGCAGAATGTCAGTCCCTTTTTGCACGTGGTCAATGTAACCTGCTACTGTACCATGGCTCTCTTCTGCAGGTGGTCACTGTGACCTGTTAGTGCATCATAGCCAGCCCTTTCTGCACTGGTCACTCAACCTGTTAGCATGTTGTGGTTCCTTTGTGGCATTTGTCACTTTGGGTTTCTCTTATTTGTTGTCCATTTCTCTCAAGAATTTGAGCTCCCCAAAGGGAGGGGGACCTGGGATGTTTTTTTGTTCAGCAATAAATCCTGGGcacagcatggtgcctggcacataaaggCAATCcctgtttgttgagtgaatgattAGTGACAGAATTGCCGCCGCACTCTGAGGGCCCAGGCATCCTTATTGGTGTATTTCTCATTATTCTCTCGCCTCGGAGTGGTACTAGCCTTACAGAAAGTAGCTCAGTGAAGTCCTGACCAGTGATCTCAGGAGACTGGGGCTGGGCTGTGATTCCAAGCCTGAATGTGCAGTCAGTCTCCCGGGCCTGCACCTCAGGAGCTTCTGCAGCCTCGGCTCCTGTGCTGGGACCCCCAGTGTGTGGCGCTGTCAGGTGAGGAAACCTCTGGGTTGGCAGCTGTTGCCTTGGTGTTCTACTGAGGAGGGACCACTGGATCTTCGTGGAGACTCACTCACTCTTCCTTCCCCAAACCACAGTTTCCCTCACTTGACTGAGTTTGAGATCAAAGATGAGATTACCTCCTGGAATCATTAGGCCAGGTGGTCCCGGAACACTTTTCTCAGAACTAACACCTCCATGCTCGGCAGGGTGTTTTCAGATCGGGCCCGAGACATGCCTCCAACACGATACACGTTTTCTCTGTTAACATCATGCACTAAAGAGAACTGCTGAATCGTCTTTCTTTCGTCAGCATATTTATAATTAAGTCGCCTGCAAATCCCATGTCACCCTTGATTTCAGGATGAGCTTTACAGCAGCAGAGACTCATTCCTGGCTAAAGTTCAGTCACACACACCCAAGGAAGACACGGGTCTAGTCATTTCATCTGTGGCTGCTGCCTTTGATCCCTTCCTGGATTCTTgcaagaagggaaaagagaacaaTCCTACCTCAGTTCAGGAAGAATCCAAAGATTCTTTAAACTTTAAAAGAGTCAAGTTCAGCTGAGGTTTCTGCCCAATTCGTGAGTGTTGAGGAGCAGCTCTAAAGATTGCACCTTTCTTGGGTGCTCAAACTTGCTTCTGTGGGAATGGGATTCTTGCACCACTGCTTACCTGTCATTTCAGAAAGCATGGCCGGTTTCCCATTTTCCCtagaaaaatcatttctttttcctcagcaGGAATTCCCTTCATCCAATTTCGTGCCTCATTCTGCTCAGGGCCATCACAGCTCTTAATTTTTAGATGCATTTAAAAGTGGTGGTGAGTCGCCCAGGCAGCTGAGCCCAGATGAGAGTTCTGAAGGCTCCCTCTGATCCTCAGATAATCAGGTGCCCAGGGCCCATCAATGAAGGCCACACCCGGCAAAGGAGACTGCCCAGAGAGAGGTATGTGGCTGCGAGCACAGTCCTGAGGCAAGGGGGACAGCTGTTGCCCTGGTAGCTTTGTACTGGGCCCCCCAGTGGTGGTCCTGACTGCCCCCTGGTCCTCGTCAGTGTGTCCCATAGTCATGGCACACCTCCACGGGGGCTTTGCCCCAAGTGCTCAGCCTGGTGAGTTCATTAGATCTGAGAAGCAAGGGCAAGGGAGAGAGTTGAGCCTAGTTCAGTGCCTGCAGCGAATGCCCTGCATCTTTGTCCTCTGGCCATCCTGCTTCTAGTCCAATTCTGAGTGTAATCCTTGGGCAGGAGCAGGAAGGACAGACATGGCCTCTGGGAGCTTGGCAGTGCCAGTGAACCCCTAGTGACGAAGCCTGCTGTTACCAGCTGCAGGGTGACCAAAGAGCTTGGCCTAAGGGGAGTCAGAGGCCTGAGAGCAGCCCTGCCTGGGGCAGTCTTAGCCTTGCAGGTGTTGGATTCACTAGTTGGCTCTTCCAGGGGACTCCCTCActcccatgaggtcaggagtcaaacCCTGAGCCAGCTCCATGGGTTGGAGGTCTAGTTTCACAGCTTCCTGTGAAGTACCCTCACTCAGCTCAGTAGCTTCACTGCCCTGCCTTCGGGTTCCTTGTTGGCACAGTGGGAATAATTACAGCCCCTGGCTTGGGTGCCATGCAGTGCAGTGGCTGGTGTTTGGTGAATGTTTTGTGCCATAGGTGTGGACTCCTGTTCTCACTGTAAGAGAGCTGGGAGGCGGCTGTTCTTGGCAGCCACGTGTGGGTTGGTGGTGGTGCGCTGCAGCTGCTTTCCTTCAGAGTCCAGCAGGATTCTGCCCTGAGGTCTGCTTTGAGCCAGCCCCACCCAGGGTCACCCTGGAGAAATGCAGAGCAGAGAAACCCTAGAGACACTACAAGTTGGAGTTCCATTCCCTTGTGGGCACCCCAGGAGCTCACCCAGCCTGAGGAGTAGATAGGACGAGCTGTCCAGCTGCCATTCAGGAAGAGGTCCCCATGGCCAAGGTCCCTGGACTAAGGGTGGAGTGCTCAGGGGAGCATGGCTTGGTGCAGGATTCCCCAATGGCCGCAACAGGGGATTCCTCCCTCCAGCTCTAGAGTCATTCTCTTCCAGCTCCTTTCATATTGTAGACATTGCTAACAAGGGGAAGGGAGGGTCAGCAGACCTCAGCCTGTGTCCCAGATCTGTCTCCTGCTGGCCGTGCATGTGGACAAACCACTTAACCTCTTAAAAATGGGTGTGACTTATACCTACTCTCAGGTGTCATAAAAATTACCCacccgtgtaaaagtgttccgtAAAAGTGTGAAACCCTAAGATAAGGCCTCTTAATTATTGCTTACACATAGAGTATTGATGGAAGACCCACATTATTATGTAATGGGGAAGAGTAAAACTAGTcagtttttaagatttttggctgggtgcagtggcttgtgcctgtaatcccagcactttgagaggctgacgtgggattacaggtatgagccactgcacctgggaggtttgcttgagcctaggagactgagaccagcctgggatacaTGGCCTGACTCCATCTctagcaaaaaaattagctgggtgtggtggcatgtgactatagtcctagctacttaagaggctaggtgaggtgggaggagtgcttaagcccaggaggtataggctgagatcacatcacagcactgcagcctgggtggcaaagcagcaccctttctcaaaaaaaaaaaaaaaagttgggcgcggtggctcatgcctgtaatcccagcactttgggaggccgaggcgggtggatcacgaggtcaagagatagagaccatcctggtcaacatggtgaaaccccatctctactaaaaatacaaaaaattagctgggcatggtggcgcgtgcctgtaatcccagctactcgggaggctgaggcaggagaattgcctgaacccaggaggcagaggttgcggtgagccgagatcgtgccattgcgctccagcctgggtaacgagcgaaactccctctcaaaaaaaaaaaaaaaaaaaaaaaaaattccttgaggCTGTTGAGTGTACTTgtaggtatatgtgtacatacTTCTTAAAGGCTTTCTCCTTGACTGGAGGCACCGTCTGAATGTCTGCAGCGTCACTGTGCTTCTCTCTTCCAGTGCCAGCCTATCAGTACTCCTCTAGAGTAATGAGTGGCATCCGAGTAATTTATTTACATCCACACTGAAAAATAACTGGGAAAATTGTGGCGCTCAGTCTGCATCTCCAGCCCCAGCTGTATGTGATGTCACTGATTAATGCACTGAGCAGCTGAAAACAGACCTCTGCCCTGCAGGGGTATGGAGAGAGGCTTCATCAGTCAAAATGATGAAACTCGAGATCAAATACCAATGCGAGAGACTGAAGATGCTGCTGCCTGGGGAACAGCAAAATGGTGTGTGCCACAGGGAAGGAGAACCAAGAACCATGAGCCATTGCAGGAGCCAGTGGTGCTCCCAAAAGCAACGGACCACTGAGGGGCTCtggtatggtttggatctgtgttcccacccaaatctcacctgtGAAATTGCAATCCACAGTGTTGGAGGAGAtgctggtgggaggtgatcagaTCATGGTGGGGGAGTTCTCACGAATGGTTTAGCCCCATCCCCCCTGGGTACTGTATATAGTTTAGTGAGTTCTCATATAGTGAGATCAGGTTGTTTAGAGTGTGGTACCTCCCCCATTCTCTCTTGCTCCCCTTCGCCTTCCATGATCATTGAAAGTTTCTTAAGGCTTCTCCAGAAgccgagcagatgccagcatcatgcttcccgtacaacctgcagaactgtgagccaatgaaacctcctttctttataaattacccagtctcgggtatttctttatagcagtgcaagaatgatCAAATACAGGGTCCTTCCAGACAGCCTCAGACAGAACCCTCTGGTTGCGTCTAGAAATGACTCCTGACTTATTCTACCTTCAGTTCCGATGGAAATAACATAAACCCTGTATGATACTGTGAAGGGCCGATGTAGACACAGCTGGAGGCTTCTGACCCAGGACAGGATGGGTTGGCAGGAAAGAATGTATTTCACTTTGAGTTCACCAGTATAGCCATGACCCAGTGCCTCCCTAGCCTGCAGACCTGGTAGTGATGGGATGGGGAGAAGAACCCACACATGCAATCAGACACCTGCACCTGCCGCCCACCCACACACTGCCCTCTTGGGGCAGCTAGTCTCCTGCAACCAACTTGAAGCTTGGTTTGGGCTTTGGCGAGGCTCTAAATGGCCTTCTAGGTGGTCCTGGCAGAGATCTGGAGGGCACAGAGGAGAGAGTGGAGCTTCagtttggaagccaaggtggggagGTTCCAGCAGCCTCGTTTCATTACAAATCTTTATGAGGGAGTGCTGTGTCCCACCAGGATGGCTGTGCTCATTACTTGGCTGTCCCAGAGTCCAGGAGCATGAGAAAAAGAAGTGTTGTTATTGCATTAACAGATGTGGCCCACACAGGCTTTACGAATTCCCCTCGTGTCCGGTGGGGCTGTTCCCCGAGGGCCTTTCCTGGTCAGCAGGGACAGTACACATGGGCGGTGTGCACCTGCACCAACCGCAGACTTACCTTGGAGCGAGGCTGGCGGACTTGGCTCCCGTTGGTGAATCCAGTCCTTCCCCTGGCTTTGCCGATTTCTCTCGGTTCATTTGCTGTAGGATAGAGTTCAATTCGCTAATCACGTTTGCCTTTGGGCCTGAGAGAATCGGGCTTTTGATCTCTGTGACGTCACCCCACAACTTGGAGGTCCTTGGCTGGAGAACCTTGGCCATCCCAGGCTGGACACTGcctggcgggggtgggggagcgGGTGGGGGGATAACAAAGCTATCTACATCCTCTTCCATGAGTGCGTCTTGATAAAGTGCATTGCTTTTGTGAATGATGGGCTTCATTTTTGGCTTAGGAGGTACTGGGGGTTTGTCAACCATAAATGCTTGCCCATCTGCATAGACTGTGCAGGTGTCCACGTTCTCTCCACCTTCGGAAGACAGGGTGGAGATGCTAGACACGGTGGAGATAGTGCTGGTCGTCTCGAGGTGGTGGTCGCTGCTACTCCGGCTGTCCACCTCCTCGATCCCAGAGTCGGCGACGGCGTCAAAGCTTTCAGGGGGTGGCAGGAATGAGGCAGGCAGACAGTTTGAAAGACTGGCTGGCTTCTTGCTGTCTGCAGAGTTGGTTGGTTGGCTGGAGTTCAACGAAGGGGACTGAGGGGTGTCgtttttcttctgcttcactAAGTCTGTGAGAGCCGGGACAGAAGCCGCCCGGTCATCGGGGATATCAAAACTATTTGCAAATTCCAGGGGAGGAGGCAATggctctgtaaaaataaaatcctcatcCAAGTCCACGGATGCCAGAGGGGGAGGAGGGATGCGGAATGGCAAAATCACCGCCTCCTCCATGGAGCCCACCGCCACAATGGttctgccgggcacggtggtgggctCGGGGGCAGCGGAGATCTGTAAAGCACCTTCGGTTTCGGAAACACCTTCTGGCACCTCGGACGGCGAGCTGTCCGGCTTCGTCTCCACATCTGCCTTCTCGTCCTCTTCCTGCAGGGAGTTGTCCAGCTTGGTGGCGTCCACAGTGTGGACCATCAACAGGCCAGCCGACTTCTGCTGGGACGTGTCCATGATGTCGATCAGCATGTTCTTCTTGTCGTCACCCTTCCGGTCCCGGCCCAGGTCAGTCTCGTACTTGTTCTCTGTCTCCTGCCGCCTCAGGGGCCCCCGGGTGTTCTGCCTGGCGGCTGTAGGGAAGCCGGCATCCAGGCTGGGCCGCATTTTGGTATCAATGTAAAGAGGTTTGTTGAGGTCGGCCTTGGGGGCCTCCCCTTTGGGTCCTTGCTGAGACTCCTTCATGGCTCGGTCCCTTGCGGAGAGTGCCAGGGCCAGTGGGGAGCTGGGATCGAGCAGCCGCCCTGTGAGCGGGTGGACATAATTCCCGGGGCCGGCTGTGCCGCCGCTCGTCGGGGGCACCACTGGGCTGCTCTCAGGCCCCTGGGCTTTGGACATGGAATTCAGTGCCCTCCCAGCCTCACCCTGAGCACTGGCCTCGGCGCCATCCATGAAATGGTTTTCAGGCTCCCTGGGCGCGGCGCCTGGCATGGGGGACGACAGCTGCTCAGCGCCGTCCTCGTCAGCAAAACTCTCCTCCTCGGGGAACATGGAGGGCCGTGTCCTGGGGGCAGGCAGCCCCAGGCCCACGTCCTCATCTCCCAGGTCTGTGGAGAGGAAGGCCGGGGAATTCCTCCTGGCTTCCAGCCGCTTCTCCCTGTCGCGGACGGCTCCGGCGATGGCGGCGGCAAAGGGGCTGCTGACGGTCAGGCTTTCATCGGGCCGCAGCTGGCCTGGTGGCTCCGGGGCCTGGGGGTCGATCTCCATGCTGCTGCCCTGGCTGCTCTTGCCGCTGCTGCTGGTGGACGGCTCCTTCACGATGATGGTTGGGATGGGGATGGAGCACGTCTTCTCGGGGCTGTCCTCCACGTTGGACTGCTTCACCAGCATCCCCTTCCGCCTGGCAGGCTTGGCGGGGACGTAAACGGCTTTGCTGGCGATCTTCCCCACCTCTGAGTACGGGTTTTCAGGCATCTGGCCTCTCTTGTTGCGGAAGTTGGCCTGAGGGCCAGCGTTCCGATTGTAGAGGTCTTCGGAGTCCAGGGAGTAGCGGTCCAGCTCTCTCCTGAAGAACATCCCCTTCTCCCTCATCATGGTGGCCACCGTGTCGGACCTGGTGGCGGGGGACATCTTGGCAGCAGAATTCTGATTGAACGCAGGCTTAATCGTTCCGTAGACTCTTGGAGTTGGGGACTTGGGGCAGTTGTAAGTGGTGGGGGAAGGTGGTGGTGGGGACGGGGGCACAGACTGTGGTGGAGGGGGGATGTCCTCGGAGGTGTCCGGCATGGACAGGCTTCTGGTGAACTTCAGCATTGGAGGAGCCAGAAACTGCCGCTCTTCCTCCGTTATTCCTACAAGTAGAAGATAGGTTTTGCTTTAGGTCACAACAGTAACAAGCCCTACATTCCTAGGAACGTGTGATATGCTACGTCTCCACAAACTCAGTCAGATGATGAATGGGTGTTCATGAAACACAGCACAAGCCACAATGTCGAGTTAGTCACATGGCCCGCTGTGAGCCAAAGGACAAGAAAGGGAAGGACAGAAAGGCACTGGGGATGCTGTGAGTGAGCTGCTCTGGGCGCAGGTTGCGGCACGGAGCTGTGCGAGTCGAGGGCAGGAGGGCACCTGACACTGAGCTGTGTGCCACTCTGCAGGCCAAGTGGGCAGCTCGCCTGGGGCtgcatgtgtatgtctgtgcGCACATGTGCTTGTGCTGGCACTAGGGGCTGGGTTGGCTAAACCAAGAAGTATCCTTCCGCCATGCCCCTTCAGATGTGGTAAGGGCCCCTTGGGCTTGTTTTTAGGGCAGGGGCTTAAGGCTGTCACCTGTCCATCTGAAATGAGAGCAAAGGGTTGCAGGTACTGCTGTGTTTATGTGGCAAGGATGGCGTGCAGTCCTCCGTCCAGATGGCACTTGAGCCCCGTAGCTGCCCAGATGTACAGGGAGGCCTCTGGCACCCTGAGTGCAGCCATCTGCCCATGCTTGGCCCTGTGTGTGCTGGAAGGAGGTGCTTTCCTTCTAGGGTCATGTGAATCCTTTTATATGACTTCACTGGGCCCCACTAAGGGTTCTGTGTGTCCTGGAGTGGCTAGAGGTTGCCATTCCAGGTGGCTCGGGGTTGCCAGCTCAGAGGAGAGGCCGTGTGGGCTCTGGAGCCTGTGCCTGAGGGGAGAGCCCAGGTTCTTTT
Encoded here:
- the SHANK2 gene encoding SH3 and multiple ankyrin repeat domains protein 2 isoform X21 is translated as MKSLLNAFTKKEVPFREAPAYSNRRRRPPNTLAAPRVLLRSNSDNNLNASAPEWAVCSTGTSHRSLSPQLLQQMPSKPEGAAKTIGSYVPGPRSRSPSLNRLGGAGEDGKRLQPLWHVGSPFIPAANKDSPLAFEYPGPKRKLYSAVPGRLFVVIKPYQPQVDGEIPLHRGDRVKVLSIGEGGFWEGSARGHIGWFPAECVEEVQCKPRDSQAETRADRSKKLFRHYTVGSYDSFDTTSDCVIEEKTVILQKKDNEGFGFVLRGAKADTPIEEFTPTPAFPALQYLESVDEGGVAWQAGLRTGDFLIEVNSENVVKVGHRQVVNMIRQGGNHLVLKVVTVTRNLDPDDTARKKAPPPPKRAPTTALTLRSKSMTSELEELDKPEEIVPASKPSRAAENMAVEPRVATIKQRPSSRCFPAGSDMNSVYERQGIAVMTPTVPGSPKAPFLGLPRGITEEERQFLAPPMLKFTRSLSMPDTSEDIPPPPQSVPPSPPPPSPTTYNCPKSPTPRVYGTIKPAFNQNSAAKMSPATRSDTVATMMREKGMFFRRELDRYSLDSEDLYNRNAGPQANFRNKRGQMPENPYSEVGKIASKAVYVPAKPARRKGMLVKQSNVEDSPEKTCSIPIPTIIVKEPSTSSSGKSSQGSSMEIDPQAPEPPGQLRPDESLTVSSPFAAAIAGAVRDREKRLEARRNSPAFLSTDLGDEDVGLGLPAPRTRPSMFPEEESFADEDGAEQLSSPMPGAAPREPENHFMDGAEASAQGEAGRALNSMSKAQGPESSPVVPPTSGGTAGPGNYVHPLTGRLLDPSSPLALALSARDRAMKESQQGPKGEAPKADLNKPLYIDTKMRPSLDAGFPTAARQNTRGPLRRQETENKYETDLGRDRKGDDKKNMLIDIMDTSQQKSAGLLMVHTVDATKLDNSLQEEDEKADVETKPDSSPSEVPEGVSETEGALQISAAPEPTTVPGRTIVAVGSMEEAVILPFRIPPPPLASVDLDEDFIFTEPLPPPLEFANSFDIPDDRAASVPALTDLVKQKKNDTPQSPSLNSSQPTNSADSKKPASLSNCLPASFLPPPESFDAVADSGIEEVDSRSSSDHHLETTSTISTVSSISTLSSEGGENVDTCTVYADGQAFMVDKPPVPPKPKMKPIIHKSNALYQDALMEEDVDSFVIPPPAPPPPPGSVQPGMAKVLQPRTSKLWGDVTEIKSPILSGPKANVISELNSILQQMNREKSAKPGEGLDSPTGAKSASLAPRSPEIMSTISGTRSTTVTFTVRPGTSQPITLQSRPPDYESRTSGTRRAPSPVVSPTEMNKEILPAPLSAAAASPSPTLSDVFSLPSQPPSGDLFGLNPVGRSRSPSPSILQQPISNKPFTTKPVHLWTKPDVADWLESLNLGEHKEAFMDNEIDGSHLPNLQKEDLIDLGVTRVGHRMNIERALKQLLDR
- the SHANK2 gene encoding SH3 and multiple ankyrin repeat domains protein 2 isoform X20; protein product: MKSLLNAFTKKEVPFREAPAYSNRRRRPPNTLAAPRVLLRSNSDNNLNASAPEWAVCSTGTSHRSLSPQLLQQMPSKPEGAAKTIGSYVPGPRSRSPSLNRLGGAGEDGKRLQPLWHVGSPFIPAANKDSPLAFEYPGPKRKLYSAVPGRLFVVIKPYQPQVDGEIPLHRGDRVKVLSIGEGGFWEGSARGHIGWFPAECVEEVQCKPRDSQAETRADRSKKLFRHYTVGSYDSFDTTSDCVIEEKTVILQKKDNEGFGFVLRGAKADTPIEEFTPTPAFPALQYLESVDEGGVAWQAGLRTGDFLIEVNSENVVKVGHRQVVNMIRQGGNHLVLKVVTVTRNLDPDDTARKKAPPPPKRAPTTALTLRSKSMTSELEELDKPEEIVPASKPSRAAENMAVEPRVATIKQRPSSRCFPAGSDMNSVYERQGIAVMTPTVPGSPKAPFLGLPRGTMRRQKSIGITEEERQFLAPPMLKFTRSLSMPDTSEDIPPPPQSVPPSPPPPSPTTYNCPKSPTPRVYGTIKPAFNQNSAAKMSPATRSDTVATMMREKGMFFRRELDRYSLDSEDLYNRNAGPQANFRNKRGQMPENPYSEVGKIASKAVYVPAKPARRKGMLVKQSNVEDSPEKTCSIPIPTIIVKEPSTSSSGKSSQGSSMEIDPQAPEPPGQLRPDESLTVSSPFAAAIAGAVRDREKRLEARRNSPAFLSTDLGDEDVGLGLPAPRTRPSMFPEEESFADEDGAEQLSSPMPGAAPREPENHFMDGAEASAQGEAGRALNSMSKAQGPESSPVVPPTSGGTAGPGNYVHPLTGRLLDPSSPLALALSARDRAMKESQQGPKGEAPKADLNKPLYIDTKMRPSLDAGFPTAARQNTRGPLRRQETENKYETDLGRDRKGDDKKNMLIDIMDTSQQKSAGLLMVHTVDATKLDNSLQEEDEKADVETKPDSSPSEVPEGVSETEGALQISAAPEPTTVPGRTIVAVGSMEEAVILPFRIPPPPLASVDLDEDFIFTEPLPPPLEFANSFDIPDDRAASVPALTDLVKQKKNDTPQSPSLNSSQPTNSADSKKPASLSNCLPASFLPPPESFDAVADSGIEEVDSRSSSDHHLETTSTISTVSSISTLSSEGGENVDTCTVYADGQAFMVDKPPVPPKPKMKPIIHKSNALYQDALMEEDVDSFVIPPPAPPPPPGSVQPGMAKVLQPRTSKLWGDVTEIKSPILSGPKANVISELNSILQQMNREKSAKPGEGLDSPTGAKSASLAPRSPEIMSTISGTRSTTVTFTVRPGTSQPITLQSRPPDYESRTSGTRRAPSPVVSPTEMNKEILPAPLSAAAASPSPTLSDVFSLPSQPPSGDLFGLNPVGRSRSPSPSILQQPISNKPFTTKPVHLWTKPDVADWLESLNLGEHKEAFMDNEIDGSHLPNLQKEDLIDLGVTRVGHRMNIERALKQLLDR
- the SHANK2 gene encoding SH3 and multiple ankyrin repeat domains protein 2 isoform X17 gives rise to the protein MKSLLNAFTKKEVPFREAPAYSNRRRRPPNTLAAPRVLLRSNSDNNLNASAPEWAVCSTGTSHRSLSPQLLQQMPSKPEGAAKTIGSYVPGPRSRSPSLNRLGGAGEDGKRLQPLWHVGSPFIPAANKDSPLAFEYPGPKRKLYSAVPGRLFVVIKPYQPQVDGEIPLHRGDRVKVLSIGEGGFWEGSARGHIGWFPAECVEEVQCKPRDSQAETRADRSKKLFRHYTVGSYDSFDTTSDCVIEEKTVILQKKDNEGFGFVLRGAKADTPIEEFTPTPAFPALQYLESVDEGGVAWQAGLRTGDFLIEVNSENVVKVGHRQVVNMIRQGGNHLVLKVVTVTRNLDPDDTARKKAPPPPKRAPTTALTLRSKSMTSELEELGLSLVDKASVRKKKDKPEEIVPASKPSRAAENMAVEPRVATIKQRPSSRCFPAGSDMNSVYERQGIAVMTPTVPGSPKAPFLGLPRGTMRRQKSIDSRIFLSGITEEERQFLAPPMLKFTRSLSMPDTSEDIPPPPQSVPPSPPPPSPTTYNCPKSPTPRVYGTIKPAFNQNSAAKMSPATRSDTVATMMREKGMFFRRELDRYSLDSEDLYNRNAGPQANFRNKRGQMPENPYSEVGKIASKAVYVPAKPARRKGMLVKQSNVEDSPEKTCSIPIPTIIVKEPSTSSSGKSSQGSSMEIDPQAPEPPGQLRPDESLTVSSPFAAAIAGAVRDREKRLEARRNSPAFLSTDLGDEDVGLGLPAPRTRPSMFPEEESFADEDGAEQLSSPMPGAAPREPENHFMDGAEASAQGEAGRALNSMSKAQGPESSPVVPPTSGGTAGPGNYVHPLTGRLLDPSSPLALALSARDRAMKESQQGPKGEAPKADLNKPLYIDTKMRPSLDAGFPTAARQNTRGPLRRQETENKYETDLGRDRKGDDKKNMLIDIMDTSQQKSAGLLMVHTVDATKLDNSLQEEDEKADVETKPDSSPSEVPEGVSETEGALQISAAPEPTTVPGRTIVAVGSMEEAVILPFRIPPPPLASVDLDEDFIFTEPLPPPLEFANSFDIPDDRAASVPALTDLVKQKKNDTPQSPSLNSSQPTNSADSKKPASLSNCLPASFLPPPESFDAVADSGIEEVDSRSSSDHHLETTSTISTVSSISTLSSEGGENVDTCTVYADGQAFMVDKPPVPPKPKMKPIIHKSNALYQDALMEEDVDSFVIPPPAPPPPPGSVQPGMAKVLQPRTSKLWGDVTEIKSPILSGPKANVISELNSILQQMNREKSAKPGEGLDSPTGAKSASLAPRSPEIMSTISGTRSTTVTFTVRPGTSQPITLQSRPPDYESRTSGTRRAPSPVVSPTEMNKEILPAPLSAAAASPSPTLSDVFSLPSQPPSGDLFGLNPVGRSRSPSPSILQQPISNKPFTTKPVHLWTKPDVADWLESLNLGEHKEAFMDNEIDGSHLPNLQKEDLIDLGVTRVGHRMNIERALKQLLDR
- the SHANK2 gene encoding SH3 and multiple ankyrin repeat domains protein 2 isoform X19, whose translation is MKSLLNAFTKKEVPFREAPAYSNRRRRPPNTLAAPRVLLRSNSDNNLNASAPEWAVCSTGTSHRSLSPQLLQQMPSKPEGAAKTIGSYVPGPRSRSPSLNRLGGAGEDGKRLQPLWHVGSPFIPAANKDSPLAFEYPGPKRKLYSAVPGRLFVVIKPYQPQVDGEIPLHRGDRVKVLSIGEGGFWEGSARGHIGWFPAECVEEVQCKPRDSQAETRADRSKKLFRHYTVGSYDSFDTTSDCVIEEKTVILQKKDNEGFGFVLRGAKADTPIEEFTPTPAFPALQYLESVDEGGVAWQAGLRTGDFLIEVNSENVVKVGHRQVVNMIRQGGNHLVLKVVTVTRNLDPDDTARKKAPPPPKRAPTTALTLRSKSMTSELEELDKPEEIVPASKPSRAAENMAVEPRVATIKQRPSSRCFPAGSDMNSVYERQGIAVMTPTVPGSPKAPFLGLPRGTMRRQKSIDSRIFLSGITEEERQFLAPPMLKFTRSLSMPDTSEDIPPPPQSVPPSPPPPSPTTYNCPKSPTPRVYGTIKPAFNQNSAAKMSPATRSDTVATMMREKGMFFRRELDRYSLDSEDLYNRNAGPQANFRNKRGQMPENPYSEVGKIASKAVYVPAKPARRKGMLVKQSNVEDSPEKTCSIPIPTIIVKEPSTSSSGKSSQGSSMEIDPQAPEPPGQLRPDESLTVSSPFAAAIAGAVRDREKRLEARRNSPAFLSTDLGDEDVGLGLPAPRTRPSMFPEEESFADEDGAEQLSSPMPGAAPREPENHFMDGAEASAQGEAGRALNSMSKAQGPESSPVVPPTSGGTAGPGNYVHPLTGRLLDPSSPLALALSARDRAMKESQQGPKGEAPKADLNKPLYIDTKMRPSLDAGFPTAARQNTRGPLRRQETENKYETDLGRDRKGDDKKNMLIDIMDTSQQKSAGLLMVHTVDATKLDNSLQEEDEKADVETKPDSSPSEVPEGVSETEGALQISAAPEPTTVPGRTIVAVGSMEEAVILPFRIPPPPLASVDLDEDFIFTEPLPPPLEFANSFDIPDDRAASVPALTDLVKQKKNDTPQSPSLNSSQPTNSADSKKPASLSNCLPASFLPPPESFDAVADSGIEEVDSRSSSDHHLETTSTISTVSSISTLSSEGGENVDTCTVYADGQAFMVDKPPVPPKPKMKPIIHKSNALYQDALMEEDVDSFVIPPPAPPPPPGSVQPGMAKVLQPRTSKLWGDVTEIKSPILSGPKANVISELNSILQQMNREKSAKPGEGLDSPTGAKSASLAPRSPEIMSTISGTRSTTVTFTVRPGTSQPITLQSRPPDYESRTSGTRRAPSPVVSPTEMNKEILPAPLSAAAASPSPTLSDVFSLPSQPPSGDLFGLNPVGRSRSPSPSILQQPISNKPFTTKPVHLWTKPDVADWLESLNLGEHKEAFMDNEIDGSHLPNLQKEDLIDLGVTRVGHRMNIERALKQLLDR